The following are from one region of the Pirellulales bacterium genome:
- a CDS encoding BlaI/MecI/CopY family transcriptional regulator, with protein MTKGPHADLGRRERQIMDAIHELGEASVGDVLARLADPPSYSAVRTMMRLLEEKGYLKHRRDGMKYIYRPTLAPEKARRSALQHLLKTFFSGSAGDAVAAVLDLEGDKISAEELDRLAQLIDEARKEGR; from the coding sequence ATGACCAAAGGACCTCACGCCGATTTGGGCCGCCGCGAGCGGCAGATCATGGACGCGATCCACGAGCTGGGGGAAGCCTCGGTCGGTGACGTGCTCGCGCGGCTGGCGGATCCCCCCAGCTACTCCGCCGTGCGGACCATGATGCGGCTCTTGGAGGAGAAGGGGTATCTCAAGCACCGACGCGACGGGATGAAATACATCTACCGTCCGACGCTCGCCCCCGAGAAGGCGCGTCGCTCGGCTCTGCAGCATTTGCTGAAGACCTTCTTCAGCGGCTCGGCCGGAGACGCCGTGGCCGCCGTGCTCGACCTGGAAGGGGACAAGATCTCGGCCGAAGAGCTTGATCGATTGGCGCAATTGATCGACGAAGCGCGGAAAGAGGGGAGGTAA